A DNA window from Leptolyngbya sp. KIOST-1 contains the following coding sequences:
- a CDS encoding transglutaminase family protein, whose product MSVIYEVEHITRYRYAKPVTFGPHKAMFLPRGNYSGRLLGYSLDINVPADVHWVSDTLSNNVAVIEVKEPAQELCVTCRFRGEHFGTRSIEDFPLDPRADEVPVQYTPDEWTDLAVYMRPHAEDPDGSVAAWAKRFVKGDQDVTSDVLSRIMNTIRDTFTYRSREEEGTQPPGETLRLQSGTCRDYAWLMIETLRRLGFACRFVSGYLYDSALDGGDVGMTGSGATHAWLQVYLPGAGWLVYDPTNRITEGFDLIAVAIARHPGQAIPLAGSWFGDADDYLGMEVAVAVRKLGTIPEFD is encoded by the coding sequence ATGTCCGTCATCTACGAAGTTGAGCACATCACCCGCTACCGCTACGCCAAGCCGGTCACCTTTGGCCCCCACAAGGCCATGTTTCTGCCCCGGGGCAACTACAGCGGCCGGCTGCTGGGTTACTCCTTAGACATCAACGTGCCCGCCGATGTTCACTGGGTCAGCGATACCTTGTCGAACAACGTGGCGGTGATCGAAGTCAAGGAACCGGCCCAGGAACTGTGCGTGACCTGCCGGTTTCGGGGAGAACACTTCGGCACCCGCAGCATCGAAGACTTTCCCCTCGACCCCAGGGCCGACGAGGTGCCGGTGCAGTACACCCCCGACGAATGGACCGACCTGGCGGTCTACATGCGGCCCCACGCCGAAGACCCCGACGGCTCGGTGGCCGCCTGGGCCAAGCGGTTTGTCAAGGGCGATCAGGACGTCACCAGCGACGTGCTGAGCCGGATCATGAACACCATTCGCGACACCTTTACCTACCGCAGTCGAGAGGAGGAAGGCACCCAGCCCCCCGGCGAAACCCTGCGGCTGCAGTCGGGTACCTGCCGCGACTACGCCTGGCTGATGATCGAAACCCTGCGGCGGCTGGGGTTTGCCTGTCGGTTTGTGTCGGGCTACCTCTACGATTCAGCCCTGGACGGCGGCGATGTGGGCATGACCGGCTCGGGGGCGACCCACGCCTGGCTTCAGGTGTACCTGCCGGGGGCTGGCTGGCTGGTGTACGACCCCACCAACCGCATCACCGAGGGGTTTGATTTGATTGCGGTAGCGATCGCGCGGCACCCCGGCCAGGCCATTCCCCTGGCGGGGTCGTGGTTTGGCGACGCCGATGACTACCTGGGTATGGAGGTTGCCGTGGCGGTCCGCAAACTGGGCACCATTCCCGAGTTTGACTAG
- a CDS encoding ABC transporter ATP-binding protein/permease has translation MERFNLTGFRRFWAIAKSYWFGDEKWKAGGLLLLTAVFLLGYTGLSVVLNNKRGVLISALSAKDEARFWETVLVFIGVLVAYAPLLAGYDYLQKRLGLEWRRWLTGRFVGDYFRDRAFYNIQQFQPDIDNPDQRIAEDVKNFTQQSLALLLVVVSSVLQVIAFSSVLWGISRSLVGFLVLYAVVGTLVTVLVFGQPLVRLNFEQLKREANFRFSLVRIREHAEAIAFYRGETQEAGQVNHRFLEAFENFKRLILWELNLGVLTNAYEFIPFVLPAIVVAPAVFAGDLEVGKVSEAQGAFVRVFFSLNVVVARFSELTSFGAGIDRLYGFAEALNHGEIESAPPASSAPAEPADSETTALDPAELADAGTTASASAKTAIPAAPLDRPTIAIATADTLALENFTLQTPNYQRTLVENLSMQVPNHSGLLIVGPSGCGKSSLLRAIAGLWHSGSGTIHRPDLDHILFLPQKPYMILGSLRDQLLYPHPHQEVDDVALQTALETVNLADLADRFGGFDAIEEWGDVLSLGEQQRLTFARILINQPDFAILDEATSALDLANEAKLYDHLRHTGTTFVSVGHRESLYDYHQITLELGEDHTWNLKTLAPAPVDA, from the coding sequence ATGGAACGATTTAATCTGACGGGGTTCAGGCGGTTTTGGGCGATCGCGAAGTCCTACTGGTTTGGCGACGAAAAGTGGAAAGCGGGGGGCCTGCTGCTGCTGACAGCGGTGTTTTTGCTGGGCTATACCGGCCTCAGTGTGGTGCTCAACAACAAGCGCGGCGTGCTGATCTCGGCTCTCTCGGCCAAGGATGAAGCCCGATTCTGGGAGACGGTGCTGGTGTTCATTGGGGTGCTGGTGGCCTACGCGCCGCTGCTGGCGGGCTACGACTACCTGCAAAAGCGCCTGGGGCTGGAGTGGCGGCGCTGGCTGACCGGGCGGTTTGTGGGTGACTACTTCCGCGATCGCGCCTTTTACAACATCCAGCAGTTTCAGCCCGACATCGACAACCCCGACCAGCGTATCGCCGAAGACGTCAAGAACTTTACCCAGCAGTCCCTGGCGTTGCTGCTGGTGGTGGTCAGCTCCGTGCTCCAGGTGATCGCCTTTAGCAGCGTGCTGTGGGGCATTTCCCGGTCCCTGGTGGGCTTTCTGGTGCTCTACGCCGTGGTAGGTACCCTGGTCACGGTGCTGGTGTTCGGTCAGCCCCTGGTGCGGCTCAACTTTGAGCAGCTGAAGCGGGAGGCCAACTTTCGCTTCAGCCTTGTGCGCATTCGCGAACATGCCGAGGCGATCGCCTTTTACCGGGGCGAAACCCAGGAGGCCGGCCAGGTCAACCACCGGTTCCTGGAGGCCTTTGAGAACTTCAAGCGGCTGATCCTCTGGGAACTCAACCTCGGCGTTTTGACCAACGCCTACGAGTTCATTCCCTTTGTGCTGCCCGCGATCGTGGTCGCCCCCGCCGTGTTTGCGGGCGATTTGGAGGTAGGCAAAGTCTCCGAGGCCCAGGGGGCGTTTGTGCGGGTGTTCTTTTCGCTCAACGTGGTGGTGGCCCGGTTCTCAGAGCTGACCTCCTTTGGGGCCGGAATTGACCGCCTCTACGGCTTTGCCGAAGCACTCAACCACGGCGAGATCGAGTCCGCCCCCCCAGCCAGCTCCGCCCCAGCCGAGCCCGCCGATAGCGAGACTACCGCCCTAGACCCAGCCGAACTCGCCGACGCGGGGACTACCGCCTCCGCCTCCGCCAAAACCGCCATTCCCGCAGCGCCGCTCGATCGCCCCACGATCGCCATTGCCACCGCCGACACCCTGGCGCTGGAGAACTTTACGCTGCAAACCCCGAACTACCAGCGCACCCTGGTTGAGAACCTTTCCATGCAGGTGCCCAACCATAGCGGACTGCTGATCGTGGGGCCGAGCGGCTGCGGTAAAAGTTCGCTGCTAAGGGCGATCGCGGGCCTGTGGCACTCCGGCAGCGGCACCATCCACCGCCCCGACCTCGACCACATTTTGTTCCTCCCCCAAAAGCCCTACATGATTCTCGGCTCCCTGCGGGATCAGCTGCTCTACCCTCACCCCCACCAGGAGGTAGACGATGTCGCCCTACAAACCGCCCTGGAAACGGTGAACCTGGCTGATTTAGCCGATCGCTTTGGCGGCTTTGACGCCATCGAAGAGTGGGGGGATGTGCTGTCGCTGGGGGAACAGCAGCGCCTCACCTTTGCCCGCATTCTGATCAATCAACCCGACTTTGCCATTCTCGATGAGGCCACCAGCGCGCTGGATCTGGCCAACGAGGCCAAACTCTACGATCATCTGCGCCATACCGGCACCACCTTTGTCAGCGTGGGACACCGCGAGTCGCTCTACGACTACCACCAGATCACGCTCGAACTCGGTGAAGACCACACCTGGAACCTAAAAACCCTCGCCCCCGCTCCAGTCGATGCCTAG
- a CDS encoding DUF1815 family protein, whose protein sequence is MFVRLAEQHRQFVRDLVMNLQALATVLEGMGYLASCYTCGGQLNSASFMVSLGDDHLIRFLVSDYGITWTEMRDDRELMKLEGAEAIHQLQELANLVKFRIQPLGQETATAKV, encoded by the coding sequence ATGTTTGTCCGCTTAGCCGAGCAGCACCGTCAATTTGTTAGGGATCTGGTCATGAACCTTCAGGCACTGGCCACAGTGCTTGAGGGCATGGGCTATCTGGCATCCTGCTATACCTGCGGTGGTCAGCTTAACAGCGCATCTTTCATGGTTAGCCTGGGCGACGATCACCTGATTCGCTTTTTGGTGTCCGACTACGGCATCACCTGGACCGAAATGCGCGACGATCGCGAACTGATGAAGCTGGAGGGGGCTGAAGCCATTCACCAGCTGCAGGAGTTGGCCAACCTGGTCAAGTTCCGCATTCAGCCCCTTGGGCAAGAAACCGCAACGGCTAAGGTCTAG
- a CDS encoding aspartate kinase translates to MALIVQKYGGTSVGTVERIQAVAQRVKATVEAGNSVVVVVSAMGKTTDGLVKLAADITSQPSRREMDMLLSTGEQVSIALLTMALHAQGQEAISLTGAQVGIVTEAEHTRARILKIKTDRLQRHLSEGKVIVVAGFQGISQTSDLEITTLGRGGSDTSAVALAAALSAEKCEIYTDVPGILTTDPRLVPEAQLMEEITSDEMLELASLGAKVLHPRAVEIARNYGVTLVVRSSWTDEPGTRVISPRPQPRPLEGLELAQPVDAVEFDTDQAKVALLRIPDRPGIAARLFGELATQSLNVDLIIQSIHEGNTNDIAFTMVKANLTKAEAVAEAIGPALRSNPTDTTQAEVMVDQRMAKISIAGAGMIGRPGVAAKMFSSLAAAGINIQLISTSEVKVSCTIDVDDCDRAIAVLCEAFEVTSSPVPQGNSPQATAPAPEVRGAALDIKQARVAIRHVPDRPGMAAKIFQLLATHGVSVDMIIQSQRCRLVNGQATRDIAFTVAQADAQTAKALVEAAAADLGFGDVAVDEAIAKVSVVGTGMIYAPGVAARMFKALSEQGINLQMIATSEIKISCVVAEAEGVTALRAVHNAFGLAGLERTVVPA, encoded by the coding sequence ATGGCGCTGATTGTACAGAAATATGGGGGCACCTCCGTAGGCACCGTGGAGCGGATTCAGGCGGTCGCCCAGCGGGTGAAGGCGACGGTAGAGGCGGGCAACTCGGTGGTGGTGGTGGTGTCGGCCATGGGCAAGACCACCGACGGCCTGGTCAAGCTGGCCGCCGACATCACCAGCCAGCCCAGCCGCCGCGAGATGGATATGCTGCTATCAACCGGCGAGCAGGTCTCGATTGCGCTGCTGACCATGGCCCTGCACGCCCAGGGGCAGGAGGCGATCTCGCTGACCGGGGCTCAGGTGGGCATTGTCACCGAGGCCGAGCACACCCGCGCCCGGATTCTGAAGATCAAAACCGATCGCCTACAGCGCCACCTCAGCGAAGGCAAAGTGATTGTGGTGGCGGGGTTTCAGGGCATTAGTCAGACCTCTGATCTTGAAATTACTACCCTGGGTCGGGGCGGCTCTGACACGTCGGCGGTGGCCCTGGCAGCGGCCCTGTCGGCAGAAAAGTGCGAAATCTATACTGATGTGCCCGGCATTCTGACTACTGATCCCCGCCTGGTGCCCGAGGCCCAGCTGATGGAGGAGATCACCAGCGACGAAATGCTGGAGCTGGCCAGCCTGGGCGCGAAAGTGCTGCACCCCCGAGCGGTGGAGATTGCCCGCAACTACGGTGTCACTCTGGTGGTGCGATCGAGCTGGACCGATGAACCGGGCACCCGCGTGATTTCGCCCCGACCCCAGCCGCGCCCGCTGGAAGGGCTGGAGCTGGCCCAGCCGGTAGACGCCGTTGAGTTTGACACCGACCAGGCCAAGGTGGCGCTGCTGCGCATTCCCGATCGCCCCGGCATTGCCGCCCGCCTGTTTGGAGAACTGGCTACCCAATCGCTCAACGTTGACTTAATCATTCAATCCATCCACGAGGGCAACACCAACGACATCGCCTTCACCATGGTGAAGGCCAATCTGACCAAGGCCGAGGCGGTGGCCGAGGCGATTGGCCCGGCCCTGCGCAGCAACCCCACCGACACCACCCAGGCTGAGGTGATGGTCGACCAGCGAATGGCCAAAATCAGCATTGCTGGGGCGGGTATGATTGGCCGACCGGGGGTGGCCGCCAAGATGTTTTCGTCCCTGGCGGCGGCGGGCATCAATATTCAGCTGATCTCTACCTCGGAGGTGAAGGTGAGCTGCACCATTGATGTCGATGACTGCGATCGCGCCATTGCCGTCCTGTGCGAGGCCTTTGAGGTCACCTCATCGCCTGTGCCCCAGGGCAACTCGCCCCAGGCCACTGCCCCGGCCCCCGAGGTGCGGGGGGCGGCCCTCGATATCAAGCAGGCCCGCGTGGCCATCCGCCACGTGCCCGATCGCCCCGGGATGGCGGCCAAGATCTTTCAGCTGCTGGCCACCCACGGCGTCAGCGTTGACATGATCATCCAGTCCCAGCGCTGTCGTCTGGTCAATGGCCAGGCCACCCGCGACATTGCCTTTACCGTGGCCCAGGCCGATGCCCAAACCGCCAAGGCTCTAGTCGAGGCGGCCGCCGCCGACCTGGGCTTTGGGGATGTGGCGGTGGATGAGGCGATCGCCAAGGTCAGCGTGGTGGGCACCGGTATGATCTACGCCCCCGGTGTGGCCGCCCGCATGTTCAAGGCGCTGTCGGAACAGGGCATTAACCTGCAGATGATCGCTACGTCCGAGATCAAAATTAGCTGCGTGGTGGCCGAGGCCGAGGGCGTTACGGCCCTGCGGGCGGTGCACAACGCCTTTGGGCTGGCCGGACTAGAGCGCACGGTAGTACCGGCTTAG
- a CDS encoding NAD(P)/FAD-dependent oxidoreductase, whose amino-acid sequence MQTVQRPLDSTAMASNVVLEDPGSTLEVPPVTPGKPQVVIIGGGFGGLYAAQHLGRADVEVTLIDKRNFHLFQPLLYQVAMGGLSPGDIASPLRGVLSAQKNTRVLMGEVVDIDPEQQRVNLKDGRTIPYDSLIVATGMSHFYFGRDDWADVAPGLKTVEDALEMRRRIFAAFEKAENTSDPALKQSLLTFVIVGGGPTGVELAGSLAELAYHTLRNDFRHIDTTASRVLLIEGMDRVLPPFPPELSARAQADLEKLGVEVLTQSLVTDIQGHEITLRQGDQIHTLQAGTVLWAAGVRDPGMGGLLADRTGAERDRSGRVIVSNDLSLPTHPNIFVVGDLAHFAHQGDRPLPGVAPVAMQEGKYVARLIQKRLQNEPLPPFEYKDTGSLAVIGRHAAVVNLPWAKLTGFPAWFVWLFVHIFYLIEFDNKLMVMTQWGANYLTRKQGSRLITEKVIEKVEVTAAGDPL is encoded by the coding sequence ATGCAGACCGTCCAACGTCCCCTCGACTCCACCGCTATGGCTTCCAACGTGGTTCTTGAAGACCCGGGTTCCACCCTTGAAGTGCCGCCGGTTACCCCTGGCAAGCCCCAGGTGGTCATTATTGGAGGTGGCTTTGGCGGCCTCTATGCAGCTCAGCATCTGGGGCGGGCCGATGTAGAAGTAACCCTGATCGACAAGCGCAACTTTCACCTGTTTCAGCCGCTGCTGTACCAGGTGGCAATGGGCGGACTCTCCCCTGGGGATATCGCCTCTCCCCTGCGCGGCGTACTGAGCGCCCAAAAGAATACCCGGGTGCTGATGGGTGAAGTGGTCGATATCGACCCCGAGCAGCAGCGGGTGAACCTCAAGGATGGCCGCACCATTCCCTACGACAGCCTGATTGTGGCCACGGGCATGAGCCACTTCTACTTTGGCCGCGACGACTGGGCCGATGTTGCCCCCGGCCTCAAAACCGTGGAGGACGCGTTAGAAATGCGTCGGCGCATTTTTGCGGCCTTTGAAAAGGCAGAAAATACCAGTGACCCTGCCCTCAAGCAGAGCCTGCTCACCTTCGTGATTGTTGGCGGTGGCCCCACCGGAGTGGAACTGGCCGGGTCCCTGGCGGAGCTGGCCTACCACACCCTGCGCAACGACTTTCGGCACATTGACACCACCGCCAGCCGCGTTCTGTTGATCGAAGGGATGGATCGGGTGCTGCCACCCTTTCCGCCGGAGTTGTCGGCCCGCGCCCAAGCCGACCTGGAGAAACTGGGGGTTGAGGTGTTGACTCAGTCCCTGGTGACCGATATTCAGGGCCATGAGATTACCCTGCGGCAGGGCGATCAGATTCACACCCTACAGGCGGGCACGGTGTTGTGGGCGGCCGGGGTGCGCGACCCCGGCATGGGGGGTCTGCTGGCCGATCGCACCGGAGCAGAGCGCGATCGCTCGGGCCGCGTCATCGTTAGCAACGACCTCAGCCTGCCCACCCACCCCAACATTTTTGTCGTGGGCGATCTGGCCCACTTTGCCCACCAGGGGGATCGCCCCCTGCCCGGCGTTGCCCCCGTGGCCATGCAGGAGGGCAAGTACGTAGCCCGGCTGATTCAAAAGCGACTCCAAAACGAACCTCTGCCTCCCTTTGAGTACAAAGACACCGGCAGCCTGGCGGTGATTGGTCGCCACGCCGCTGTGGTCAATCTGCCCTGGGCCAAGCTCACCGGCTTTCCGGCCTGGTTTGTGTGGCTGTTTGTGCACATCTTTTACCTGATTGAATTTGACAACAAGCTGATGGTGATGACCCAGTGGGGGGCCAACTACCTGACCCGCAAGCAGGGCTCCAGACTGATTACCGAGAAGGTGATTGAGAAAGTCGAGGTGACGGCGGCGGGCGATCCGTTATGA
- a CDS encoding CHASE2 domain-containing protein: MRSYRRLFQLGHGLMVSWAVFGAIALASQHPWIALIEGQAQSFLLRLRGPVPAPDEIVILGIDEYSLTQGALYRADPQRYPFLAPLAIWPWRRQAYAQAIEQLMAAGAKAVSLDVLLVDPSGYGPDDDAALEATLARWGDRVALAAAYDVSSSDFGLFTSLLEPIYSSPAQVGLINLEADVDGKYRAFPDRGIATLRETHGFGDTLPSLARATLAAADYPPPVRPGQDLFFYGPAGTFPVVSFVQVLDPINWPLVADQFEGKIVLIGPMAESFQDRKRTPIDNRMPGVEIHAHALAGLMEDRTLGAALPNPVAQGLLTAIAIGAIGLGLGYRLTQPVPRLAGFLAAIAAWGALAYLLMVHRDRLMPVAIPVACLGMGGITYIATGAVSNRLEEQRLRRTLERYVAPSVAQEILNQPEDFTSLTVGQRFQAAVLFSDIRGFSRISYQLGAEETVSLLNTYLNEMVDAILKYRGTIDKFIGDAVMAEFGAPKSLGPEQDALGAVSAALAMRRALAALRVRLEAQGLPPLFNGIGISYGELVVGNVGSVQRLEYTAIGDTVNVASRIEGLTKLIGTDILITQPCYDLVKDHIVTVDHGTHVLAGREQEAVQVYGVIALKGESNELYHQVQTDLVQHLSQPKAITVPTRSQTAG, from the coding sequence GTGAGATCCTACCGCCGCCTGTTTCAGCTGGGGCACGGGCTGATGGTGAGCTGGGCCGTGTTTGGGGCGATCGCCCTGGCTTCCCAGCATCCGTGGATCGCGCTGATTGAGGGGCAGGCCCAGTCGTTTTTGCTGCGGCTGCGGGGGCCGGTGCCTGCGCCCGACGAAATCGTGATCCTGGGCATTGACGAATACTCGCTCACCCAGGGCGCCCTGTACCGAGCCGATCCCCAGCGCTACCCCTTCTTGGCCCCGCTGGCGATCTGGCCCTGGCGACGGCAGGCCTACGCCCAGGCGATCGAGCAGCTGATGGCCGCTGGGGCGAAGGCGGTTTCCCTGGATGTGCTGCTGGTGGACCCCAGCGGCTACGGCCCCGACGACGATGCTGCCCTGGAGGCCACCCTGGCCCGCTGGGGCGATCGCGTCGCCCTGGCCGCCGCCTACGATGTGTCGAGCAGTGACTTTGGCCTGTTTACCAGTCTGCTGGAGCCGATCTACAGCAGCCCGGCCCAGGTGGGGTTGATCAACCTGGAAGCCGATGTGGACGGTAAGTACCGCGCCTTTCCCGATCGCGGCATCGCCACCCTGCGAGAGACCCACGGCTTTGGCGATACCCTGCCCTCCCTGGCCAGGGCGACCTTGGCCGCCGCTGACTATCCCCCCCCAGTGCGCCCCGGTCAGGACCTCTTTTTCTACGGCCCGGCGGGAACGTTTCCGGTGGTGTCGTTTGTGCAGGTGCTTGACCCCATCAACTGGCCCCTGGTTGCCGACCAGTTTGAAGGCAAGATTGTACTGATTGGCCCGATGGCCGAGTCGTTTCAGGACCGCAAACGCACCCCCATCGACAACCGAATGCCGGGGGTTGAAATTCATGCCCATGCCCTGGCCGGGCTGATGGAGGACAGAACCCTCGGTGCGGCCCTGCCCAATCCGGTCGCCCAGGGACTGCTGACGGCGATCGCCATCGGTGCGATCGGGCTGGGGCTGGGCTATCGACTGACCCAGCCGGTTCCCAGGCTGGCGGGCTTTTTGGCGGCGATCGCCGCCTGGGGCGCCCTGGCTTACCTGCTGATGGTGCACCGCGATCGCCTGATGCCGGTGGCCATTCCCGTCGCCTGCCTGGGCATGGGCGGCATCACCTACATCGCCACCGGGGCCGTCAGCAACCGACTGGAGGAACAGCGCCTGCGCCGCACCCTGGAGCGCTACGTCGCCCCGTCGGTGGCCCAGGAGATTCTCAACCAGCCCGAAGACTTCACCAGCCTCACCGTAGGCCAGCGGTTTCAGGCGGCGGTGCTATTTTCGGACATTCGCGGCTTTAGCCGCATTTCCTACCAGCTCGGGGCCGAAGAGACCGTCAGCCTGCTCAACACCTACCTCAACGAGATGGTGGATGCCATTCTGAAATACCGGGGCACCATCGACAAGTTCATTGGCGACGCGGTAATGGCCGAGTTTGGCGCACCCAAATCCCTGGGGCCAGAGCAGGATGCCCTGGGGGCCGTTTCCGCTGCCCTGGCCATGCGTAGGGCCCTGGCGGCGCTGCGGGTCCGTCTAGAAGCCCAGGGGCTACCGCCCCTGTTCAACGGCATCGGCATCAGCTACGGCGAACTGGTAGTGGGGAACGTGGGGTCGGTGCAGCGGCTGGAGTACACCGCCATTGGCGACACTGTCAATGTCGCCAGCCGCATCGAGGGGCTGACCAAGCTAATCGGCACGGATATTTTGATTACCCAGCCCTGCTACGATCTGGTCAAAGACCATATTGTCACCGTAGACCACGGCACCCACGTTCTGGCCGGACGCGAGCAGGAGGCGGTGCAGGTGTACGGCGTGATCGCCCTCAAGGGCGAAAGCAATGAGCTCTACCACCAGGTGCAAACGGATCTGGTCCAGCACCTCAGCCAGCCCAAGGCCATCACCGTTCCCACTCGTTCCCAAACGGCGGGATAG
- a CDS encoding queuosine precursor transporter — protein sequence MKAEPLTTVASGQVPEYLQNRRETVFLVLSGLFLGTLGMLNILSISRFVNVFTWGDFAVTVAVGVLPYPLTFLCTDLISELYGKERANQVVWVGLLLNVWVLFIVWLGGLLPGFEPTDPATGALVRDAAGRLPVFFEIRNLTFGAVGASMAAYLTAQFVDVYLFHFWKDLTNGKHLWLRNNGSTLVSQLVDTTAVVLITHFIAGALPIEAGQELWPQLIRFIGYGYVFKLVAALLDTGPFYLCVFWLSSYLGLESPVPKPKRPRLGSRGQS from the coding sequence ATGAAAGCAGAGCCTTTAACGACGGTGGCCTCTGGCCAGGTGCCAGAGTATTTGCAAAATCGGCGCGAAACAGTGTTTTTGGTGCTTTCTGGACTATTTCTTGGCACCCTGGGCATGCTGAACATTCTCAGCATCAGCCGCTTTGTCAATGTGTTTACCTGGGGCGACTTTGCCGTCACAGTAGCGGTGGGAGTGCTGCCCTACCCGCTCACCTTTCTCTGCACCGACTTGATCTCAGAACTCTACGGCAAGGAACGGGCCAATCAGGTGGTGTGGGTAGGGCTATTGCTCAATGTCTGGGTGCTCTTTATCGTCTGGCTGGGGGGCCTGCTGCCTGGCTTTGAACCCACTGACCCCGCTACGGGCGCACTGGTCCGCGATGCCGCAGGACGCCTGCCGGTATTCTTTGAAATTCGCAACCTCACCTTTGGTGCCGTAGGGGCCTCCATGGCGGCCTACCTGACGGCCCAGTTTGTCGATGTCTACCTGTTTCACTTTTGGAAAGACCTGACGAACGGCAAGCACCTGTGGCTGCGCAACAACGGCTCTACCCTGGTTAGCCAACTCGTCGATACGACAGCTGTGGTGCTCATCACCCATTTTATTGCCGGGGCATTGCCCATTGAAGCGGGGCAGGAACTCTGGCCGCAACTGATTCGGTTTATCGGTTACGGCTATGTGTTTAAGCTGGTGGCGGCCCTGCTCGACACCGGGCCGTTTTACCTCTGCGTGTTTTGGCTGTCGAGCTATCTGGGTCTAGAGTCCCCTGTCCCAAAGCCTAAACGCCCTCGCCTGGGCAGTCGGGGGCAGAGTTGA
- the fmt gene encoding methionyl-tRNA formyltransferase: MRLVFFGTPQFAVPSLQRLLAEPGFEVAAVVTQPDRRRGRGSRVEPSPVKQAAVDCPVFQPLRIKKDEATLTALEAIQADAFVVVAYGQLLSARILNMPRLGCINGHGSLLPAYRGAAPIQWCIVNGDRATGMTTMQMNLGMDTGDMLLKSHLPIGLLDTAAEVAIALSLQCADLLVETLHGLQAGTLRPEPQDDALATHAPLIQKEDFELDWGKAAIALHNQVRGFFPNGVTTFRGQPLKVMATAPLGESYWTELPPDLVALRPAADALAADAAQPGAPPGTLVGWLKGQGPVVQTGDGLLLLRQVKPSGKPAQSGADFVNGSRLQIGELLG; encoded by the coding sequence ATGCGCCTTGTGTTTTTTGGTACGCCTCAGTTTGCGGTGCCCAGCCTCCAGCGGCTGCTGGCCGAGCCAGGGTTTGAGGTGGCCGCCGTGGTCACCCAGCCCGATCGCCGCCGGGGGCGCGGCAGCCGGGTCGAGCCCTCCCCAGTCAAGCAGGCGGCGGTCGACTGCCCGGTGTTCCAGCCCCTTCGGATCAAAAAAGACGAAGCTACCCTCACCGCCTTGGAGGCGATTCAGGCCGATGCCTTTGTGGTGGTGGCCTACGGCCAGCTGCTCTCGGCCCGCATTCTGAATATGCCCCGACTGGGCTGTATCAACGGCCACGGGTCGCTGCTGCCCGCCTACCGGGGGGCAGCCCCCATTCAGTGGTGCATCGTCAACGGCGATCGCGCCACCGGCATGACCACCATGCAGATGAACCTGGGCATGGATACCGGTGACATGCTGCTCAAGTCGCACCTACCCATCGGTCTGCTGGACACCGCTGCAGAGGTGGCGATCGCGCTGTCTCTGCAGTGCGCCGACCTACTGGTAGAGACCCTGCACGGGCTGCAGGCCGGTACCCTCCGTCCAGAACCCCAGGACGACGCCCTGGCTACCCACGCGCCCCTGATTCAAAAAGAAGATTTTGAGCTGGACTGGGGCAAAGCGGCGATCGCGCTCCACAACCAGGTGCGCGGCTTTTTCCCCAACGGCGTCACGACCTTTCGAGGTCAGCCGCTCAAGGTCATGGCCACAGCGCCCCTGGGAGAATCCTACTGGACAGAGCTGCCTCCTGATCTCGTCGCCCTGCGGCCGGCCGCCGATGCCCTGGCGGCTGACGCCGCCCAGCCAGGTGCTCCTCCCGGCACCCTGGTGGGCTGGCTCAAGGGCCAGGGGCCGGTGGTGCAAACAGGCGATGGGCTGCTGCTGCTGCGTCAGGTCAAGCCCAGCGGTAAACCGGCCCAGTCGGGGGCCGATTTCGTCAACGGCAGCCGTCTGCAGATTGGGGAATTGCTGGGCTAA